Part of the Nicotiana tabacum cultivar K326 chromosome 20, ASM71507v2, whole genome shotgun sequence genome, aagaataactaagacACAGTACCTAGCAaagtgtgcctttaattgttcttctcattagcgacaatgatgatgagaaggcaatggcatgtgtttcaaatagtgatggtgtaggtaggaatttagtattttctaagtagataaaagaagagCTTATAAAGTAATTTTgtacttcattttccatgaggaaaagaagtttaattgagagtgacaaggttgatgaagacggaatgtGTTCCGTTGGTCATGGTAGTTCCCATAGAATGAGGATCATAATACTCTATGATGAcagagattataggaagttttgttctaaattttctttcaagtctgatccgtactagcttaatgtgatattggtgatatttcttcggattcagacaatgatttgaccgacaaaagtatggaaatgctcttaaaaagaattaaaggtaaaatcttttcagcatccttctctaccaagaaaaacattttacctttaattctttttaagagcatttccatacttttgtcggtcaaatcattgtctgaatccgaagaaatatcaccaatatcatattaagcttgtacggatcagacttggaagaaagtttagaacaaaacttcctataatctttgtcatcatagagtcttatgatccccgctTTATGGGAACTGTCATGACCAACGGAAAacattccgtcttcatcaacgttgtcactatcaatcaaacttcttttcctcttggaaagtgaagtagagaattcctctataacctcttttatctacttaggaaatgttaaatcctacctataccatcactattttgaaacacatgtcgttgccttctcattatcattgtagctatagagatcaacaattgatcaaagacacaccctgtcaggtactgtatccaagttattctctgtatccaagttcatcccgagtaatagtaccacgaggataatcaccaaagccaccagacagctttatgatgccaatgaagcaagatgagctattcaataaaactcgtattgtaaagaagaagaaagagactgattcagaaaggagggtcgagcctcgactatatacatgtaagttttttacttttcattaagtattttgatttacttttatataaattttgaaatactaattcaatatatataatttttcatataggtTCGCTTCACATGCAGCTGACGtgggggaattcatacgcagtcaaccacctaatgaatcgggcgaggcaatccaactttcggacgaggatgctgaaagaacactccttgagtactttatatactttgaactagacaaaaaaatttagttctattgtgttagttctttttagttcgaatgggcttgtaataagcgttaacttagttttgttagcttaatgtgttagttctattgattgttgcttttaattgttgttgttgctggcataaaatgcctgtttaggatgtttggtaagctggcaggtggtgtagctgccaaaacaaaCAGTTTCTGcaaaaaatataccaagaaaagcgaccaactttggtctctatttggttgcatttcactataaaaaaaataattttctgggcaatagcgaccaaccttggtcgctacctGCCTagatttctattaaaaaaatataatttctggaaatataccgaccaatgttggtcgcttatctttaaaaaaaattaaattcttgaatttagcgaccaactttggtctctattgtccagattttaaaatataatatttggattagaaaCCAAAGTTGATCGCTTTCTAatgattaatgataaattaaaaacaacgtatttcatatgtagagaccaactttggtcgccaaatttatattattaaattaatatagcgaccaaagttggtcactaaagtcaaaatcagaatatttggtccttttaacttagagaccaaagttggtcgctaattagcgaccaactttggtccctaaaataaagggaccagcaatattgcgaccaggcatgtttggtcgcttttaggcctataagcgaccaactttggtcgctttttaccggatttctagtagtggctAAAACAAAATTTACCGGAAAAATATGGGAAATAATTAACACAAATTTGCTTGAATTCATTAGAAGTAGTATATCATTCTCTATAATTCAACTAGGAAACAAATAATTGATCCATGAATATTTTCATGATTTCATCAATAGTCAATTAAGGGGTCGGTGCAAACTGCAATAGcaattgcatattaattaaatagcACATAAATATTTATCTAATCCGTTCTCATGGATCAAACAATATTAATAGTTGCTTTATATATTTAGTTACTTAGGTGGGCAAGTAAACCTAAATGATTAATTTTAATCATTTATCCTATAAAGTCTAACCTTTTCCTCTTTGAAAACAGCcaaaacttatacatatgacgatTTCGAGTGTGATGGTCAATGAGTTAGTAGATCATACACTGTGTTTCAACTAACTTTAGTATTATAAGTTAGCTGTTTGTATGATTAATCTTTTAACTAAGTCACACTTTTATTAATAAAAACATACATCTAATAAACACTATGATGCTTGAGTGATGCGTGACCAAAATGAATTAATATATTTTCAGATAAAATAGAAATTGACGAACTCATAACGTAAGGTAGTTGTTGAAGGTGTGAAGTTTGCAAATCATCTAGTATTAGTTTTTTACTTTCATAAAAGGTAAAAGGTTGGTGTCTTCATCACTTATTATGGCTTTTAAATAGAAGAATTTATTATTAAATGTCTAATAGGTCTTCAAAGACGTTAGTGACTATCGTTGAGATGACGTGAAATTAATCTGAATAAAATACTAAACTTTTTTATTCACTAATCTTTGAGTTATcgttgagaagaaagaaaaataaaatgaaaagaataatttaaaaaataaataatctgGCTTAAGAAAAGTACAGTTTACATAATTTTGGTCATGGGCTTTGTCTAAGATCCATCATCCTTGAAACTTGAAAGGtctatgttatgtcattttgatcttttggatACGATGAATAAAGATGGCAACGAAATGCACTGATGATATTGTTCGTGTTGAATCTAGACCTTCACACATCACTAGGATCTTAAATGCATTATATATTTAACATTTCTCCTTATTTTAGCTGTGTAGAGTGCTAGATTCACTTTTTAAGACTCTTGCATCCTTCCGCCATTTGCCCCATCATCAGTTAAGGTAATTATGCTGACATCCTATGTTAGCACATTACTGATATTATTCATTTCCACCATGCATAACTTTAAAATGTGTCCCTAAGGTCTTAAGCTTTCTTCATTATATATCTCTTCCATGTTCTCATGTATTAACTGTGGTATACTTTTTTCTTCTTGGTTGTTGGCCGATTGTGTGTGGAACATCAGATCATATTTATTTGTTTAGTTAAATAGTATGGTCCTTATATGGGTGAGCGTGCTGAGTCAAAAACATTCTTTCTATCACCACAAGGTAGGGGTTAAGTCTATCTCCACAAGGTAGGGGGTAAGTCTGCATACACATTATCTTTCTCAGACCCTACTCGTGGGGATATACTGGGTATGTTGGTGAGCATGAGGCAATTTTCCCTAGTATTTGTGCCCTCAAATATTCTTGTATTCTTCCTTACATGGACAAGCATGCTGAGGAATAATACATGTTTGGGCAAATTTCACTTGTATTTGTACACTTCTCTACTTTAGTAGAACATGTAAATACAGTAGAGAAATCCTCAAGTACTCTTTGGACCTCTTAAAACATTGCTATGCACAGGTCAGACAGTGCCAACCTCATTCTTGAGGCAAATATCAGCTCAAAAATTCCCTTGTTTGACAAGCTGACAGCTTTCCTCTTTTGTGATTCTGGGAAAAGCCAGGTGGAATAGCATATAATCCTGAACTAAGGACATAAAAAGAACCAAATAGGTTGGCGAAAACTATTCAACAGAATAATCAGTGAATGGGAATTTCCACTGCAATATGGCTACACAATAAACACACCTAGACACAACACAACTACATTAAATCACCATTACAACAAGAGAGTTAATTCAACCGTCGCGGAAACTTCTAGGAAAGCACTCCCAGTTAAAACCCCTTGTAGAATCAATGGAGGGTGCAAGTCAAAGAGGGTCATACAAAATTTTGATCAAAGGGCCAAAGAACATCCTGCTCCTCGATCATAGCACAGATAACGTACTCTATCCTGCCAGAACTATCTACTCCATTCTAAATCAGCACCTGATCTTGGATTTGCATTGTTTGAACGGCTGGCATCTTCAGGCTTGAAGGAATTCACAGCAGTGTGCCAACCTAAAAGGTATGGCACAACAAACTGCAAGAAAATCAGCAGAAAACGTGTTAGAAGAGTAACACTGCTGGAAAGAAAGAGGAGAATAAATATCAACCAGAAAGAAGAACCACCTTGAAATTTCAACACCGACAATGATCACAAAGGGTTAGCTAGtcataatgcttcatttttaGCAAGAGGAATAGTCGAAGGAGGGCAATGTTGTTGGCAAAGAATTCTATGGACGGAATTATACTTGACACCTTGAAGATAGCTTCATTCTAATATGATTTAACTTGTAGTATAACATGAGGCACTTTTTGAAAAGCAAGATTCAGCTTCCACCACTTGCTATTAGTCCAAAATGCAAGAAAAGTAACAGGAGAAAGCTTATCAACTAAATTCCAAGGTTTTCACAATAAAGCACAAAGTACTCTGCATCTGAATGGACTCTGACCACTTTGCAAGGTCCAGGGGGACCTAAAGAAGAAAGCAATTCCCCGAAATAGAATGATCCTAAGATATTTCTACTTAGGTTGCCAAGTCTTAAGCTTGCAAAAGTTGCCACTAGTCTTATTTCTTTCTCCATTCTCATCCACGTTAATGGCAAACAATGGGGCTATTGAAATATTCACGGGGTCAACCCTGTCATTGAATCCTGACTAGGGAATTTAAGCAAAAATCAAAGGAACTGGATCTATACGTAGCATAAATAGCCAGCTATCTGCATGCATGAACTTTGGCAAAATTCGCTATTTAGCGCCACAAGCTGACAAAAATCAAGAGGCTTACTAGCTTAACAGAATATGACATGGGTGAGGAAACAATTAACGACTATATATCAACAAAAAAACTGGGAGACCAGCTTCATCTTACATTGAATGCTGAGATAAGAACTGCAAACTCTGCCTTTGTAACAGGGATGTAAATGTTCTCATCCAAATTAATAAGCTTGTTCTGAACACCTGCATTCATTAAAGAAGGAAGGCAAACAAGTTATGTTCTATGGTTCAGAAATAAAATGTCCAATTTTCACTGTAATAGAGTGTCAAGGAAGAAGGTGATTACTGAGATTGAAGAAGTGACCAGAGCCATCCGGAAGTGGCTCAACCTTCAACACCTTCCTGACTTTACCTTCATCACTGCAAAGCACATATAAGATGGCTTCTTAGAACTTAAACCAATGAGAATACATAGTATCAATTAATTCCCAACACATAGAATGCCTATCAATTAAAAATATTGATCTCCAAGCCAGTATTCTAATAAATACCGTACATTTATGCCTACAAATACATCGACAAAAACAAATCATAACCGTATCCAGGACAGTCGATTGATGGTAACTGCAGCTAATTGCCAAATCAGTGGTTACTACAATGTTCACATTAGGAATCAATAACACTAGGTTTTGTGACGTTGCGAAAAAATGTAGGTGTTACCTTCTTCCTTTGTTTGGATCATGGAAAAATTCACATGAATCTTTTGCACCAAGGCTGATAAGAGATCCCATTTCAGTCACAGACAATGAGAAGACCTGAAAACACAAAGGCACTTGGAAATCAACACAAGGAGAGCAGAAATAATGCCCGACTAGATGGCACACTCACCATGTTAGCAAAAAGTGTCATGGACATGTCCGCCACAAATAACTACTACATATTCTACTACCTGATGATTATATCGAAGCTAAGCCTCGCCCATGAGTTCAGCAGTGGGGCAAAGAGAGGAATTAAGGTAAAGATTACCTGCTTTCTACCCCAATCATACTGGCGAACACCAGCAGCAGGTGCAAACTGAAGCAGCACGAAACCCTCTCTTGAAAGCTTGAAGGCCCCTGACTGCTCCATAATTTACAACAACCAAAGTAGGCATTAAATTACTACCAATTCCTCAATAACTCATAAGTTTAAGCAGAAGAAGGGCAACCCAAACACATGGGGAAGCATACGTCTAAAGGTGAGAACTCTGGAGGCCGAGGGTCGACAGTGAGAGCTGCCTTCCCTTTGTATATCGAGTATCCAACATAAACCTTAGGCGTAGATGCCCCTAGAAAAACAAGAACAATTTTAATTCTTTCATACCACGAAATGGCTCATAAGCATATAAACTAACCAAGTCACTACAAACCAATACTACTCATGCTCTAAGCACAATGTACTAGAAAAGACAATACAAAAGGTAGAAGGGAGACAAGACTCTTTCTCAGACGAAATCAAAAGCGGGAAAACATTCTGACATTTTCGTTAATGACTACAGCTCGAAAAGTATTTCAGTATTTCCCGAAATTCTCTGTGGCCATCAGCAACTGCCAATACTGAACTTCAGTATTTGAAATACGAGTGAAATATTGAAAAATTTGTTTGTGGAGCATTTGAACTAAAATAATGGTTTTTTTTACTCCCAAATCTTCAACCTTTTTCCAAGTaaaattcatgtccaaacacaacaaCTTGCAATGCTCTTTCCAACTTCAGCTTCAaatcctctttctttttctttttttttccaatttccaCCAAATATTTTCCAAATGCCTAATATAGACTGCACCTACAACAAACAACTGTAAATCAAGCAAAAAGCAACTATTTGAGTGTAACAAATGAAGCAAATAGGGGAATTTTAGCAACAGCAATTCTCATTGTAGAAAAAGCCCTTAAACCTCAGCCATAGGCACCCAAAACCAAAACTCAGTCAGAGCTGGAATTTTAACTTAACCAGTCCATAAaataggaaaataataaaataaaaaccagACAGAGTCCAAGAAAGAAAACCCATTTGCAAAACTTAACAGAGTTTAccctgttgttgctgttgctgttgctgttgctgttgagGTTCAAAGTATTCAGAATGGCGGCATGTTAAGGAAAGGTTTCTAGGCAAAGCTTTAGAGCATTTTGTGTTGGAATATAAGGGGTTAATATTattgaaggaggaggagaaagagagaGGTTGATGATAGGGATAAGGGGAGGAGGTTTTAGAAGGGTTTTGGAGGTTAAGGCTAAACCCTGCAGGAGAAAGAGAAAGGTTTAACATGGCTTCTCAAATGGCTGACGGTAAATAATAAAGCTTTTATCTTTACCAAGAAACTTTTGCTGCCCAAGAATGGAAAGCCGTGTTCTTGGAGCGAACGAGCTTTCGGTTTAGTGCTGGAGAGAGGGAACAGGCATTTTGAGGGATAGTGTGTATTCTTCTAAATTAAAATGAAATTTACAATTTTAGCAAAAATATGGAATTAGGGTATTGCTATTTCGTCCGATACCCTAACATCGAAGTTCCTCTCTCTTTTCATAGTAGTTCTTATATTCCATGGTTACAAGTCAAATGACAAGAATAAATATGAAGTCACAAATTCTTACTTTATGCGTGATGGACTCTCATATTATATTGTCTATGCTCTAGTTATTAGATTTCAAACATATGGGATGTTAAGTTTGGCTCATACCAATTGTGGAGATATGTGTTTTTTGTATATTATAGAGCAATCCTCATATTATGACCTAGTTTTTTTGGGTTGCTTAGGTTCAAGGTCTATTTTAATTAAACCCATATTTAAAGGTGCAatcttttttgatatttttgagctatttatGGAGTCAAGTATAAGTTAGgtgcattttttttatttttgtctatttctggtattttttgatatttttgatcTATTTATGGAGTCAACTACAACCTTTTAGGTGCATTTTTGCTCTTTTGGGGtctatttttggtgtttttggtCTAATTCTTGAGTGCGGTGCATGTCACTATCCCAATTTTCCACTTtagaatgtcgtgatggcacctaatctctaagattaGATAAGCCCAACATTTAATGATAGCTTAATAGAAATAACCAAACTAATGAGATACTAAAATAAAACCAGTAAGCTCGTATAAATTCCCAAAATagaacatcatcaacataatTCCTAGAATTgatggaactgagtcataagttTTACAGAATATTCTAAAACCTCTACTACAACACTGTGTGATAAAGGAAATAATAGAAATGAGAAGATAAcgaaaggtgactccgaggcctgctgACGTCGAACAGGTATAACTTAAAGTCTCCAGAAAGCAACTAACCAATCAATCACTAGCGTCCAGCACGGGCAGACGTacatgaatctgcacaaaaatatgcagaagtgtagtatgggtacaccacaacggtattcagtaagtatcaagcataacctcggtagagtagtgacgaggtcaagtcaagacacctattaggagaaaaagaaactaacaaaGTATAACATAATCAAAATATGAGCAGCGAGGAAGTAAATGGCAAGTAAACAGTTCCATAACGGAAATTAAGCAGTAAAGGCAACTAGGAGTAAGCACATGATgaatcaacaagaagacaaataCGAAAAATTACAAGTAAAACAACAATTCAACCAACATGCCTTTTCTACATGGAATGTACAAAAAGAAATCACAACCGAAATACTGACTCGTATTCATATTTCACAATTCAATCACAATCTATCCTTATATCATCGCGTGAGCCTCAcgtttagttttgaaaatcattttctcCGAAATAGCTAtacgcgttttagcccaccttatctcaccgcatagcttcaagtagttcccctactggCAACACGCGTATTTATCTCACCACATGTATATCAAACCCtacccttatcacactgcatgagtatcaatatcacaacacaataataactcgcaccacaagtacccatatgccacaacttgctaaaaagtcaacaataccaatgtttccATAACAAATAGCTcatggcttaaccacaatgtgtacaagaatttcaaTAATAACAAAAAGAATGAGAATTGCTCaacaaagaaagatatctcaacaattagcAATTTCACCTCAATGTAATAacgacttttacaacttcaacaccaataactcaacaagaatatattccacgaaataacaacttcaagtagaAGTAATTCAACAACTAAAGAggtaacaaggcaataagaaagACAATAACTTAAACTAAAATATATAAGAGCAAAATAataagtaagaggtagaacaagtactaacaacatcaaataaagcatgtaagagtagatcaTGTAatagtagattaacaatgagagatataacatgttatagcaattcaattaaaggcatgaaaaagTCTAAATAACCTAAgctggtcaaataccacatatagttagcatacgcactcgtcaccttacgtacatgtctttcacataacacaaatggctcagtcaacccaaatcctaaggcaTAGTTCCCCCacaaaaagttaggcaagatgcttacctcaactaggccaactcaaccctcggaagtggcttttcccctaaaatttgcctccacatggctcaaatctaactaaaaatgacttaataacatcaaacaatgcaagagaaatcaattacaatagataaaattaggatctttacacttttcccaaaaagtcaacttcGGGCCCGCCTGGTCAGAAatcgggtccaagggtagattccgactacccataatttcacgagtccatatatgtattttgttttcaaatctgagtccaaatcaactctcaaaactcaaatattcattTTTCAATACTTTGATAAAAATCCCTAAATTTTTTCTTTGATTCACATAAATTTTATGTTAAATCtatgatataatcatgaaatgTAGTTGGAAATTAATTAGcatcacttacccaatgtttgTAGGTGAAAATTCACTCTTCAAATTGCCTCATGCAGAGTCTAGGATTCTAAAATGAAAGAATATGATAAAAATTCCCGACTCTCAGCACTTTTGTTCAATCgtaggtgtcgcatttgcgacagtagatttgcatttgcgaaccctcgAAATTGCAGAACATGGATCGCAATTTCGAACCCTgacagcctccacaaaatttgcAATTGTGgcaaaggcttcgcaattgcgaactaacTTCCTTCGCAAAAGTGACCGGTGGTCGCGATCGCGACCCAACCCAAGTATGTACTGACTTCCCAATTTACAAAGggaaatgtcgcatttgcgacatctgccaTTCCCTACCTACTTCAGAATTGCGACATAGAGCACCAACACACCAACAAATTCAGTTTTCAGTCCAATCCTTCCAAACCACGTCTGAAACTCATTCGAGCCATCAAGGCTCCAAACAAAATATCaacacaagtataaaaatatcatacgaactcgctcgcgcgatcaaaatacgaatttaacatctaaaactacgaatcagacaccaaaacacatgaatttcaaagtaaagttcaagaacttgtagaattgcaactaagcgtccgaatcatatcaaatcaactccaaataataccaaattttgcagacaagttctaaatagcataacggacctattccaagtcacaaaatcaaattccgaaTCCGATAGTCAAAattcaacctatggtcaaacttctaaacctcaaattgccaattttcggCAAAACGACACAAATCAACCTATGTATCTCCGAAtccgatttcgggcatacgtccaagtccaaaatcacgatacgaacctattggagccTTCAAAACATAGTTCTGGGGCCGTTTCCATAAAAGTTAAACATTGGTCTACATaatcaacttaagcttctaagccAAGAGTGAAAGTGTCCAATTCAACCCAAAACCTTCCCGGAACGAAACCAATCAATCTTGTAAGTCATAAAGCCAAAATTACATATATGTAAAGTATCAAAAAGGTAAACAGGGCGCAAATATACAAAATAACCGGTGGAGTCATTATAGTGCAACTTCTTGAGATGCAGTTTCCGTTACCATCTACTATGTTTATGGTGTTCAGTGCACAATTAGTAGTGTAGTTTATCGGCTTCGACGAGACTTCCCTAGTATTTctcgttaaattaatttttccttTCTCAACCAAAGTTTGCTTAATATTTTACGGATCAAATGTGCacatttttcacaaatttaaaGGAGCAAAATTGttcaaaattatatatataagggACCATTTTGAACCTACCCCAAATATAAGGATCATTCCAATAAACTCTTCCTCATTGTATATTATGGGAACCGTAGGATTCCCATGCAAGGGGTGCAGAAATATGAGCCGTAGATGGGAAAGTATGGAGCCCATTATCCAAAACATTTAAGACCAAAAGCAGAGGATAAAACAATGAAATCTTGCTGTCTACTTTGCATCCACATAACTCTTTATAAGATCAAACAACTCCAAACTAAATCTCTCTGCTGTTTCAATTCAAGGAAATCTATCATTACTTTCCATGAACTATAGCAAGAATGTCAGCAGCATTATGTTCATCATTTCGGGTAATGTTGCCTCAATGGAGATACTGTAACAAGAACTTGCACTACTGGATTTTGCCTCCTTCTAAGACAAAACTTAACTTCCTTTATTTTCCAATCTTCTCTTCTTTTACTGATGATGATTCTGTCAAACCCATCAAACAAAATCAGGTACTATTATTTTTTTAGTCTCTTCTGTTTTTACATAGACATATACTAACTTATGGCagagaaatgagatgaaatgtgCTGTTTCTTATCCAATATACCATTAAAGTCGCAAAATTATTTTTGGTCACGTTAAAGATTATAACACTAAAGTCACATAattattttttgtcacatttaagcAACTGAGCTTGAGCTTCACCGACTATGAAAGTATAGTAACTAAACTATGGTGGTAAAATGTATTAACTTTACTTAGTGGTGAAGTACAATAGTGGCATATCGTCATAATGGGTAAAATTTAGTGGCTTAATTGATATAGTGGATAATGGGTATGATGCACAAGGCATCCCGCGATTAAGTAGATCTTGCGGAAGGACCGTACCGCAAAGAGTATAATATAGACAGTCTATTCTAATGCAAGCACTAGTGGCTGCTTTCATAGCTCGAACTCGTGATATACAGATCACGCGGAGaaaactttaccgttgctccaaggctacCCTTCCAAGTAAATGCACCATCAAAATATAATTGTGACATTATTATTACCGTGTGAAAAGTTTAACTGTTATAGTGAATAAAGTTCAATGCGACATTTGTGACTTTAACTTTTATAAGTAGATAAAGTTAAATGACTATAGGTGAAATTAGCCTTTTGTTTCTTGAAATATTGTATGATAAGACTTAAGAGGGCTTACATTTCACTTGTTCTATTAACAGGTTATGTATGACCCTTCAGAGGAGCTCTTTGGACTTGCTGCTGATTTGCAGCCAAGGTtttagcttcttctttttcttctgtttcTATTTAATTGCTTGCATTAGTTCATGGATTATGTTTTGTTGCTGCTATAG contains:
- the LOC107778020 gene encoding single-stranded DNA-binding protein WHY1, chloroplastic-like — protein: MLNLSLSPAGFSLNLQNPSKTSSPYPYHQPLSFSSSFNNINPLYSNTKCSKALPRNLSLTCRHSEYFEPQQQQQQQQQQQGASTPKVYVGYSIYKGKAALTVDPRPPEFSPLDSGAFKLSREGFVLLQFAPAAGVRQYDWGRKQVFSLSVTEMGSLISLGAKDSCEFFHDPNKGRSDEGKVRKVLKVEPLPDGSGHFFNLSVQNKLINLDENIYIPVTKAEFAVLISAFNFVVPYLLGWHTAVNSFKPEDASRSNNANPRSGADLEWSR